Proteins from a single region of Lentimicrobium saccharophilum:
- a CDS encoding NADH:ubiquinone reductase (Na(+)-transporting) subunit B has product MKALRKQLDKIKPQFQKGGKFEKLHSTFDAFETFLFVPDKTTSHGSHIRDSIDMKRTMSLVVIALIPALLFGIWNVGHQHFLSHGETVAFWDKVLYGLWKVLPIIVVSYVTGLAIEFAFAQIRHHEVNEGFLVSGMLIPLVVPPDIPLWMVSLATAFAVIIGKEVFGGTGMNILNPALTARAFLFFAYPAQISGDKVWIAEKADAFSGATPLAEAAAGIGAETVNFTHSFMEMFMGTIPGSIGETSALAILIGAAILVFTGVGSLRIMVSVALGGIFMGGLFNLVGTNSYMLDVPFYYHLVMGGFAFGMVFMATDPVTASQTNKGKIIYGFLIGVMAVLIRVLNPAYPEGMMLAILLMNVFAPLIDHYVVEANIKRRLKRMKPVKA; this is encoded by the coding sequence ATGAAAGCGCTCAGAAAACAACTGGACAAAATCAAGCCCCAGTTTCAGAAGGGCGGAAAGTTCGAGAAGCTTCACTCAACCTTTGATGCTTTCGAAACCTTCCTCTTTGTCCCCGACAAAACAACTTCACATGGCAGTCATATCCGCGACAGCATAGATATGAAGCGTACTATGAGCCTCGTGGTCATCGCTTTGATTCCGGCCCTGCTTTTCGGCATCTGGAATGTTGGACATCAGCATTTTCTTTCACATGGCGAAACCGTTGCATTCTGGGATAAAGTTCTTTACGGCCTCTGGAAAGTTTTACCCATCATCGTTGTTTCCTATGTTACCGGGCTTGCCATTGAATTTGCATTCGCGCAGATCAGGCATCACGAGGTGAACGAAGGATTCCTGGTTTCGGGAATGCTTATTCCGCTGGTAGTTCCTCCGGATATTCCCCTTTGGATGGTTTCTCTCGCCACAGCCTTTGCCGTTATCATCGGTAAAGAAGTTTTCGGGGGAACAGGCATGAACATCCTTAACCCGGCCCTTACCGCGCGTGCATTTCTGTTTTTTGCTTACCCTGCCCAGATCTCGGGCGATAAAGTGTGGATTGCTGAAAAAGCCGATGCTTTCTCAGGCGCCACTCCGCTGGCTGAAGCTGCTGCAGGAATCGGCGCTGAAACGGTTAATTTTACACATAGCTTTATGGAAATGTTTATGGGGACCATTCCGGGCTCCATCGGGGAAACTTCCGCACTTGCCATTCTGATTGGTGCCGCAATTCTGGTGTTTACCGGAGTAGGAAGTCTTAGAATTATGGTTTCAGTTGCCTTGGGAGGTATCTTTATGGGCGGACTCTTTAACCTTGTCGGGACTAATTCCTATATGCTGGATGTGCCGTTTTACTATCACCTCGTGATGGGTGGTTTTGCTTTCGGAATGGTGTTTATGGCCACCGACCCGGTCACCGCATCCCAGACCAACAAGGGCAAAATCATTTACGGTTTCCTGATCGGTGTGATGGCCGTGCTTATCCGTGTACTTAACCCGGCTTATCCCGAAGGCATGATGCTGGCCATCCTGCTTATGAATGTATTCGCTCCGCTGATTGACCATTATGTTGTTGAAGCGAACATTAAGCGCAGGCTCAAACGGATGAAGCCTGTCAAAGCCTGA
- the nqrE gene encoding NADH:ubiquinone reductase (Na(+)-transporting) subunit E has product MENLINIFVKSIFIDNMIFAYFLGMCSYLAVSKTVKTSVGLGIAVIFVLGITVPVDYLINNYLLRKGALSWLGGEFANVDLSFLSFIMFIAVIASMVQLVEMVIEKFSPTLYASLGIFLPLIAVNCAILGGSLFMQERDYGSIAEATAFGLGSGIGWFLAIVAIAAIREKIRYSNVPKPLRGLGITFIITGLMGIAFMSFMGIKL; this is encoded by the coding sequence ATGGAAAATCTGATAAATATATTTGTAAAGTCAATTTTTATTGACAACATGATTTTTGCATACTTCCTGGGGATGTGCTCATACCTGGCTGTATCAAAAACGGTAAAAACTTCTGTCGGACTGGGGATTGCAGTAATCTTTGTACTGGGCATCACCGTGCCGGTCGATTACCTGATCAACAACTATCTTCTCCGCAAGGGAGCCCTTTCGTGGCTGGGCGGCGAGTTTGCCAATGTCGACCTCAGCTTTCTCAGTTTCATCATGTTCATCGCGGTAATCGCCTCAATGGTTCAGCTGGTAGAGATGGTAATCGAGAAGTTCTCCCCTACCCTTTATGCGTCACTCGGTATCTTTCTGCCGCTTATCGCTGTAAACTGCGCCATACTCGGAGGCTCACTCTTTATGCAGGAGCGGGATTACGGATCCATCGCCGAAGCCACGGCATTCGGACTCGGAAGCGGAATCGGCTGGTTTCTTGCCATCGTGGCCATTGCAGCTATCCGGGAAAAAATACGGTATTCCAATGTACCCAAGCCACTCAGGGGCCTGGGCATTACCTTTATCATCACAGGTTTGATGGGCATTGCCTTTATGAGCTTTATGGGCATCAAACTCTAA
- the nqrC gene encoding NADH:ubiquinone reductase (Na(+)-transporting) subunit C yields MYSNGYIFRYASIMVILVAALLSAAAILLQPAQERNVKIEKIQDILRSAHIESTTADAEQLYDKHIVKEIVINAAGEEVGVYAGGKFEKGDRRAFLVDLKSELKAKQQIAEGKQAQEPVFPLFVCRKGTEDLYIIPLYGVGLWGPIWGNIALKSDFNTVEGVTFGHKGETPGLGAEIATDIFTAQFPAKTLFDANGNFTSIKVVKGGVANSSIDPAHGVDAISGGTITSNGVSDMLNSCLENYVTYFKNQKAL; encoded by the coding sequence ATGTACAGTAACGGTTATATATTCAGATACGCTTCTATCATGGTCATCCTGGTAGCAGCTTTGCTTTCGGCTGCCGCTATTCTGCTGCAACCGGCGCAGGAAAGGAATGTCAAGATCGAGAAGATTCAGGATATTCTGCGCTCAGCCCACATAGAGTCAACCACTGCGGATGCCGAACAACTTTATGATAAGCACATTGTCAAAGAGATTGTAATCAATGCTGCAGGAGAAGAGGTAGGCGTTTATGCCGGCGGAAAATTTGAAAAAGGCGACCGCAGGGCATTCCTGGTGGACCTGAAATCAGAGTTGAAGGCAAAACAGCAGATCGCCGAAGGCAAACAGGCCCAGGAGCCGGTTTTCCCTTTGTTTGTCTGCCGCAAGGGCACTGAAGACCTCTACATCATACCTCTCTATGGAGTCGGACTCTGGGGGCCAATCTGGGGCAATATCGCATTAAAGAGCGACTTTAATACAGTTGAGGGTGTCACTTTCGGGCATAAAGGAGAGACGCCCGGCCTCGGTGCTGAAATCGCCACAGACATCTTTACTGCCCAATTCCCGGCAAAAACCCTGTTCGATGCCAATGGCAACTTCACTTCCATAAAGGTGGTGAAGGGAGGCGTTGCAAATTCAAGCATCGATCCCGCCCATGGTGTGGATGCAATCTCCGGAGGAACGATCACCAGCAATGGTGTATCGGACATGCTTAATAGTTGCCTCGAAAATTACGTTACCTATTTTAAAAATCAGAAAGCCTTATGA
- a CDS encoding aspartate:alanine exchanger family transporter: MDNLISVSYLALFLIISLGLIAGRARIRGFSLDISAVIFIAMLLGHFGFRLPSEYQHIGLLLFIFTIGIQSGPGFFRSFRQYGKQLFIIAGIIITSGAVITWLLSSILGIDKALAIGLFNGAMTSTPGLAAAVEVSKSPLASIGYGIAYPFGVIGVVLFVSLIPKILKINFSKSEEDFNLSLKQSYPEFIPGNFRVENPNIDGKSLVELKFRTVTNCVISRVKHGDHTTTPSRDTILKKGDVIRALGTAEDLEKVKLLVGPQTDEDIPLDKGHGVQWVLVTSKQVVNKPLQKLNLGANYDATVVRIRRSGIELRPMHYTMLRFGDRLMVAASRDSMQQVVKLLGNDDKRLSETDFLPITLGIVIGILIGMINIPVFGLFDFSLGITGGVLSAALILSGIGKTGPIIWSMSSNANQLFRELGLLMFLATVGCEAGGHIGETFQSYGAGLIAAGAAITLIPLVIALVVGKYILKMNFLTLMGVITGGMTSTPGLAAINTQSDSGIAQVAYAAVYPLALVLMILFSNILFRLPLF, from the coding sequence ATGGATAACCTGATATCGGTCAGCTACCTTGCACTTTTCCTGATAATCAGCCTGGGCCTTATAGCCGGAAGGGCCAGGATCAGGGGCTTTTCGCTTGATATCTCCGCAGTTATTTTTATCGCGATGCTGCTTGGGCATTTCGGATTCAGGCTACCTTCCGAATATCAGCACATCGGTTTGTTGCTTTTCATATTTACCATCGGCATACAATCAGGTCCGGGTTTTTTCCGCAGTTTCAGGCAGTATGGAAAGCAGCTCTTCATCATTGCCGGCATCATCATAACCAGCGGAGCCGTTATAACATGGTTACTCAGCAGCATACTGGGCATAGATAAAGCGCTGGCTATCGGGCTTTTCAACGGAGCCATGACCAGTACACCAGGTCTTGCCGCTGCCGTGGAAGTAAGTAAATCGCCTTTGGCCTCCATCGGCTATGGCATTGCCTATCCTTTCGGAGTCATCGGTGTTGTATTATTCGTGAGTTTAATTCCAAAGATCCTGAAGATTAATTTCAGTAAGAGTGAGGAAGATTTTAACCTGAGCCTGAAGCAGAGTTATCCTGAATTTATTCCCGGCAATTTCAGGGTAGAAAACCCGAACATTGACGGCAAATCACTGGTTGAGCTTAAGTTCAGAACAGTGACCAACTGTGTCATATCCCGCGTAAAACATGGAGATCATACCACAACGCCTTCCAGGGATACCATTCTGAAAAAAGGCGATGTAATCAGGGCACTCGGAACCGCAGAAGACCTTGAGAAAGTCAAGTTGCTGGTCGGACCTCAGACTGATGAGGATATTCCGCTGGACAAAGGCCATGGTGTGCAGTGGGTACTGGTTACCAGTAAGCAGGTCGTGAACAAACCCCTTCAGAAACTTAATCTTGGGGCAAACTACGATGCCACCGTAGTAAGAATACGCCGCAGCGGCATAGAACTGCGGCCAATGCATTATACCATGCTGCGTTTCGGCGACCGCCTGATGGTTGCAGCGAGCCGTGACAGTATGCAACAGGTAGTAAAACTGCTGGGTAATGACGACAAACGGCTTTCCGAAACGGACTTCCTTCCGATTACCCTGGGCATTGTTATCGGTATCCTGATCGGAATGATTAACATTCCTGTTTTCGGGCTGTTCGATTTCAGCCTCGGCATCACCGGAGGTGTTCTTTCTGCCGCACTGATCCTGAGCGGAATAGGCAAAACAGGGCCCATAATATGGTCTATGTCAAGCAATGCCAACCAGCTTTTCAGGGAACTCGGATTGCTGATGTTTCTGGCCACGGTCGGCTGTGAGGCAGGCGGCCACATCGGGGAAACTTTTCAAAGTTACGGGGCAGGACTTATTGCAGCCGGAGCGGCCATCACCCTGATTCCTCTTGTTATTGCGCTTGTTGTCGGAAAATATATATTAAAGATGAACTTCCTCACCCTTATGGGTGTCATCACAGGAGGCATGACCAGCACACCGGGTCTGGCCGCGATCAACACCCAGTCCGACAGTGGCATCGCGCAGGTGGCCTATGCAGCCGTTTACCCGCTCGCGCTTGTGCTCATGATCCTCTTCTCAAATATACTGTTTCGCTTACCGTTATTCTGA
- a CDS encoding DNA polymerase III subunit gamma/tau codes for MENFIVSARKYRPASFATVIGQASITNTLKNAIRNQQIAQAFLFTGPRGVGKTTCARILAKTINCRSLTTEGEACNECESCLSFNKSSSFNIYELDAASNNSVDDIRNLVDQVRIPPQSGKYKVYIIDEVHMLSTAAFNAFLKTLEEPPAYAKFILATTEKHKILPTILSRCQIFDFRRIGVEDIAHHLAWVAENEHVNADPDALHIIAQKADGGLRDALSMFDQLVSFAGDRLTYKQVIDNLNVLDYDYYFRITDFILEGNISQTLLTVNEIIDNGFDGQHFITGLGQHLRNLLVSRDEETVGLLETSANIRNLYLKQSAACSPDFLLKALDLSNNCDLSYKASNNKRLHLEIALMQLCNLASPVQSPAGPRGAAALAIPKEPAPASRPADLSPKPQEQPPLKTLQEPESGIPAANVSKAAEPLTSYPVKTTAPVRKESPAEVKTYTGVNIGNLMKPGSGAAAPSKENTLAEEPEVLPPDREVFTQHDLELIWRPMAETIAKDSPNLFNTLTCRIPVLTDGFKVVVTVDNKIQESEIFGKRAEILGYLRKELKNWGIQLETLVTDRPVESRKPYTDQEKFNAMAERNPAIKTLKDQLNLDIEM; via the coding sequence ATGGAGAATTTCATTGTATCAGCCCGCAAGTACCGGCCGGCTTCCTTTGCAACGGTAATAGGCCAGGCTTCTATTACAAATACACTCAAGAATGCAATCCGTAACCAGCAGATCGCGCAGGCATTCCTGTTTACGGGGCCGAGAGGGGTAGGGAAAACTACCTGTGCCCGTATCCTGGCCAAGACGATCAACTGCCGGTCGTTGACCACTGAAGGAGAGGCCTGTAATGAATGCGAATCATGCCTGTCATTTAATAAATCATCCTCCTTTAATATCTATGAACTTGATGCTGCATCCAATAATTCGGTGGATGATATCCGGAATCTTGTGGACCAGGTACGCATACCGCCGCAATCGGGCAAATATAAGGTGTATATCATAGATGAGGTTCATATGCTGTCAACAGCGGCTTTCAATGCTTTTCTCAAAACCCTTGAAGAGCCGCCTGCTTATGCAAAGTTTATCCTGGCCACTACCGAGAAACACAAGATACTGCCTACCATTCTTTCCCGCTGCCAGATTTTCGATTTTCGCAGGATAGGGGTGGAAGATATCGCCCATCACCTTGCCTGGGTTGCTGAAAACGAGCATGTTAATGCTGATCCGGATGCGCTGCACATCATTGCGCAAAAGGCTGATGGCGGCTTACGCGACGCGCTTTCCATGTTTGACCAGCTGGTCAGTTTCGCCGGCGACAGGCTAACCTATAAGCAGGTAATTGATAACCTGAATGTGCTTGATTATGATTATTATTTCAGGATTACAGATTTTATTCTTGAAGGAAATATAAGCCAGACATTACTTACCGTGAATGAAATCATCGATAATGGTTTCGACGGGCAGCATTTTATCACCGGACTGGGACAGCATCTTCGGAATCTGCTGGTCAGCCGGGATGAAGAAACCGTTGGGTTGCTTGAAACCAGCGCCAATATCCGTAACCTTTACCTGAAACAGTCGGCTGCCTGTAGCCCTGATTTCCTGCTGAAAGCCCTTGATCTGAGTAACAATTGCGATCTCAGTTATAAGGCCAGCAACAATAAGCGCCTGCATCTCGAAATTGCCCTTATGCAGCTCTGTAATCTGGCATCACCTGTTCAATCTCCGGCCGGTCCACGGGGAGCTGCGGCGCTGGCTATACCCAAAGAGCCGGCCCCGGCTTCAAGACCTGCTGATTTAAGTCCAAAGCCGCAGGAACAGCCTCCGCTAAAGACATTGCAGGAGCCGGAGTCAGGCATTCCGGCTGCAAATGTGAGTAAAGCTGCCGAGCCGCTCACTTCTTATCCGGTAAAAACCACCGCACCTGTGCGCAAGGAGTCTCCCGCTGAAGTCAAAACCTATACCGGAGTGAATATCGGTAATCTGATGAAGCCTGGCTCTGGCGCTGCTGCTCCGTCTAAAGAGAATACACTGGCTGAAGAGCCGGAAGTACTCCCCCCGGATAGGGAGGTGTTTACCCAGCATGACCTTGAACTTATATGGAGACCTATGGCTGAAACCATAGCCAAGGATTCGCCAAATCTGTTCAATACCCTTACCTGCCGCATTCCTGTGCTTACAGATGGGTTTAAGGTCGTCGTTACCGTAGATAACAAAATCCAGGAAAGTGAAATTTTCGGTAAGAGGGCCGAAATATTGGGCTACCTGCGTAAGGAACTCAAAAACTGGGGCATACAGCTTGAGACACTTGTAACTGACCGGCCGGTTGAATCGCGCAAGCCTTATACCGATCAGGAAAAGTTCAATGCAATGGCTGAACGAAACCCGGCCATCAAAACATTGAAGGATCAGTTGAACCTTGATATAGAGATGTAA
- a CDS encoding NADH:ubiquinone reductase (Na(+)-transporting) subunit D, with translation MSTAKTEREPMFSAKIKKLLLGPLNKDNPITVQVLGICSALAVTVKLEPAFVMALSVTAVTAISNLSISLLRNTIPPRIRIIVQLTVIAALVILVDQILKAYVYDVSKQLSVFVGLIITNCIIMGRLEAFAMANKPWPSFVDGVGNGVGYGIILIIVAFFRELLGSGTIWGYHVMPKAFYELGYVNNGLMILPPMALIVVGIIIWVQRAKNPDLQEEN, from the coding sequence ATGAGTACTGCGAAAACTGAGAGAGAACCCATGTTCTCAGCTAAAATCAAGAAGTTGCTGCTGGGCCCGCTCAATAAAGATAACCCCATCACCGTACAGGTACTTGGCATCTGTTCAGCACTTGCTGTTACGGTTAAGCTTGAACCTGCATTTGTGATGGCGCTTTCAGTTACAGCGGTCACAGCCATTTCAAACCTGTCCATTTCGTTGCTGCGCAACACCATTCCGCCAAGAATCAGGATTATTGTTCAGCTGACTGTTATCGCGGCGCTGGTAATTCTGGTCGACCAGATACTCAAGGCTTATGTTTATGATGTCAGCAAACAGCTTTCCGTGTTCGTAGGGCTCATCATCACAAACTGCATCATTATGGGACGCCTCGAAGCATTTGCCATGGCCAACAAACCCTGGCCTTCCTTTGTGGATGGCGTGGGAAATGGCGTAGGATATGGAATTATTCTGATCATCGTGGCTTTCTTCCGCGAATTGCTGGGTTCGGGTACCATCTGGGGTTATCATGTAATGCCGAAGGCTTTTTATGAGCTCGGATATGTCAACAATGGCCTGATGATCTTACCTCCTATGGCCCTCATCGTAGTCGGTATTATTATCTGGGTACAGCGCGCAAAAAACCCTGACCTGCAGGAAGAAAATTAG
- a CDS encoding Na(+)-translocating NADH-quinone reductase subunit A, with translation MPKTIKLTKGLNIRLKGSAEKKITGLSAQQFAIKPTDFTGVFPRLQVKEGDAVKAGSPLFIDKYRENIVFTSPVSGTITEIKRGDKRLLLEVRIESDGKNEAIDFGKADPASLTKKEIAEKLLQSGVWTVIRQRPYAVIANPEHTPKAVHISAFDTAPLAPDYDFVVNGQGEYFQTGLDVLSKLSDGKVNLNVSKETKAKEFLGARNVTINIFSGPHPAGNIGIQIHHIDPINKGDVVWFAGVQDVITIGRLFREGIYDSTTIAALAGSEASRPQYYKTRRGASISTMVKDNVNGENVRFISGNVLTGKQIRPDNFLGFYDSMVTVIPEGNYHEFLGWALPGFGKFSTSRAFFSWINPSKEYRLDTNLHGGERAYVMTGQFEKVLPMDIYPLQLIKAILTEDIDLMENLGIYEVEPEDFALCEFMDTSKTEIQTIIRKGLEIMRKEMS, from the coding sequence ATGCCGAAGACCATTAAACTTACCAAAGGGCTAAACATCAGGCTAAAAGGTTCAGCCGAAAAAAAGATTACCGGATTATCTGCACAGCAGTTCGCCATCAAGCCAACCGACTTTACCGGTGTTTTCCCGCGTTTGCAGGTAAAGGAAGGAGATGCAGTAAAAGCCGGTTCCCCGCTGTTTATTGATAAGTACCGGGAGAATATTGTTTTTACCTCACCCGTCAGCGGGACGATCACAGAGATTAAACGTGGAGATAAGCGTTTGCTGCTTGAAGTCCGGATTGAATCAGACGGGAAAAACGAAGCCATCGATTTCGGGAAGGCTGATCCTGCTTCTCTGACCAAAAAGGAGATTGCTGAAAAACTGCTTCAAAGCGGCGTCTGGACCGTCATCCGTCAGCGGCCTTATGCTGTGATTGCCAATCCGGAGCATACCCCCAAAGCGGTGCATATTTCCGCGTTCGATACAGCCCCGCTCGCGCCTGATTACGATTTCGTCGTAAACGGTCAGGGAGAGTATTTTCAGACAGGTCTCGATGTGCTTTCGAAGTTGAGTGATGGCAAGGTTAACCTGAATGTCAGCAAGGAGACAAAGGCAAAAGAATTCCTCGGAGCGCGCAATGTAACCATCAATATTTTTTCAGGCCCGCACCCCGCAGGCAATATAGGAATTCAGATTCATCACATTGATCCCATCAACAAGGGCGATGTTGTATGGTTTGCCGGCGTTCAGGATGTGATTACCATCGGGCGCCTTTTCAGGGAAGGTATTTATGATTCAACAACAATTGCCGCGCTGGCAGGGTCGGAAGCTTCCCGCCCGCAGTACTACAAAACCAGGCGGGGCGCTTCCATCAGCACGATGGTCAAAGACAATGTGAATGGTGAAAACGTAAGGTTTATATCTGGAAATGTACTCACCGGCAAGCAGATCAGGCCTGATAATTTCCTGGGATTCTATGATTCCATGGTCACGGTAATTCCTGAAGGCAATTATCATGAATTCCTGGGTTGGGCACTTCCCGGTTTCGGAAAATTCAGCACCTCAAGGGCATTTTTCTCCTGGATAAATCCCTCAAAGGAATACCGACTGGATACCAATCTGCACGGTGGCGAACGTGCCTATGTAATGACTGGTCAGTTCGAAAAAGTACTTCCCATGGATATTTATCCGCTTCAGCTGATCAAAGCCATACTTACCGAAGACATTGACCTGATGGAAAACCTTGGGATTTATGAAGTTGAACCGGAAGACTTTGCTTTGTGCGAATTTATGGACACTTCGAAAACCGAGATACAGACCATCATCCGGAAAGGCCTTGAAATCATGCGCAAGGAGATGAGCTAA
- the nqrF gene encoding NADH:ubiquinone reductase (Na(+)-transporting) subunit F, producing MGTGIIVLISIVVFLTIILLLVGVLLYVRAKLTPPGKVKITINDETEIEADPGSSLLSTLSAQKIFLPSACGGGGTCAMCKCQVFEGAGDILPTEKGYFTRKEQQNNWRLGCQVKVRGDLKIGIPKEIFGIKKWECEVVSNRNVATFIKEFVVRLPEGETLDFQSGGYIQIDVPKCEVDFKDIIVEDKFREDWDKLKIWDLKMKNPEPIFRAYSMANHPAEGNIVMLNIRIATPPWDRAKNQFMNVNPGICSSYIFSRKPGDKVMVSGPYGEFHIKHSDKEMLYIGGGAGMAPLRSQIFHMFHTEKTNRKVTYWYGARSLREVFYDDEFKAIEKDFPNFKFNIALSEPLPEDNWTGYTGFIHQVVLDNYLSKHPEPEEIEFYLCGPPMMNSAVFKMLDNLGVPKENIAFDDFGG from the coding sequence ATGGGAACCGGAATTATTGTATTGATAAGCATTGTGGTTTTCCTCACCATAATCCTGCTTCTGGTCGGTGTGCTGCTTTATGTACGTGCAAAACTCACACCTCCGGGAAAAGTAAAAATTACCATCAATGATGAAACCGAGATCGAAGCAGATCCGGGATCATCACTGCTGAGTACCCTCTCGGCACAGAAAATCTTCCTGCCTTCAGCATGCGGAGGCGGCGGAACCTGCGCCATGTGTAAATGCCAGGTTTTTGAAGGCGCCGGCGACATTCTGCCAACCGAAAAGGGCTACTTTACCCGCAAAGAGCAGCAGAACAACTGGCGGCTCGGCTGTCAGGTGAAGGTGCGCGGCGACCTGAAAATCGGCATCCCCAAAGAAATCTTCGGAATTAAGAAATGGGAATGCGAAGTGGTCAGCAACCGCAATGTTGCTACTTTCATCAAAGAATTCGTTGTCAGGCTGCCTGAAGGCGAAACCCTCGATTTTCAATCAGGAGGTTACATCCAGATTGATGTACCCAAGTGTGAGGTCGATTTCAAGGATATCATCGTTGAGGATAAATTCCGCGAAGACTGGGATAAACTGAAGATTTGGGATCTCAAAATGAAAAATCCCGAACCGATTTTCAGGGCATACTCCATGGCCAACCACCCGGCCGAGGGGAACATTGTGATGCTTAACATCCGTATTGCCACCCCACCCTGGGACAGGGCCAAAAATCAGTTTATGAACGTGAATCCCGGAATCTGTTCATCCTACATCTTCTCCCGCAAACCGGGCGACAAGGTAATGGTTTCCGGCCCTTACGGTGAATTCCATATCAAGCACAGCGACAAAGAAATGCTCTACATCGGCGGAGGTGCTGGTATGGCCCCGCTCAGAAGCCAGATTTTCCATATGTTCCACACCGAAAAAACAAACAGGAAAGTGACCTATTGGTATGGAGCACGCTCGTTGCGCGAAGTCTTCTATGATGATGAATTCAAGGCGATTGAAAAGGATTTTCCGAATTTCAAATTCAACATCGCCCTTTCGGAACCTTTGCCGGAGGACAACTGGACAGGCTATACCGGATTTATCCATCAGGTAGTACTCGACAATTACCTCAGCAAACATCCTGAACCTGAGGAAATTGAATTCTACCTCTGCGGCCCGCCCATGATGAACTCAGCCGTATTTAAAATGCTTGATAACCTCGGCGTGCCAAAGGAAAACATTGCATTTGACGATTTCGGAGGATAA
- a CDS encoding type IX secretion system plug protein encodes MNSIVQPVVAKFIVFLYFIYIPAATYAQAGEKQSGKSSKRAKEREVVQAKGKDSYFDSGFLRYEDFIYRESVRTVLFHREGWELTPPMILFNSDEKLMLSFDDLDADYKVWQYTVIHCDAVWKPTDLWQNEYIEGFTEDYIRDYKYSYNTLQAFTHYKLAIPNENFRFTLPGNYILKIYPEGMPDQPAITRRFMVVDPKVTVKARVKRSSVIDQYFTHQEVPFSVLNPAYPIPEPYRDLKVVILQNNRWDNAIWNLAPMMLRADELDYQYTDGRNSFEAGNEFRYFDIKSLRYTSERVRQVENRNDGYHVTLLPDAARTFKPYVTYSDINGQRLIKTEDARDNDLEAEYVWVDFFIPWDAPMTDGAPYIMGALTDWQFSAAGNTPGERSGPGRMSYNFARQGYEARLYLKQGYYNYLYAFLPNGESEAELARLEGSRYETRNSYTILVYYREQGSRFDRLIAAEVVEN; translated from the coding sequence ATGAATAGCATTGTTCAACCGGTAGTGGCCAAATTCATTGTTTTTCTGTATTTCATTTATATACCGGCGGCTACTTATGCGCAGGCAGGCGAGAAACAATCCGGGAAAAGCAGCAAAAGGGCAAAGGAACGTGAAGTTGTTCAGGCAAAGGGCAAAGACAGTTACTTCGATTCCGGATTTTTGAGGTATGAGGATTTTATTTACCGGGAGTCGGTCAGAACGGTGCTTTTTCACAGGGAGGGCTGGGAGTTGACGCCCCCGATGATTCTGTTCAATTCCGATGAAAAGCTGATGCTCTCCTTTGATGATCTGGATGCTGACTATAAAGTATGGCAATATACGGTAATTCATTGTGATGCAGTCTGGAAGCCGACCGACTTATGGCAGAATGAGTATATCGAGGGGTTTACCGAAGATTATATCCGGGATTATAAATATTCATACAACACCCTTCAGGCATTCACCCATTACAAACTGGCAATCCCCAATGAAAACTTCAGGTTTACCTTACCCGGGAATTATATTCTGAAAATATATCCGGAAGGTATGCCGGATCAGCCGGCCATTACCCGGCGGTTTATGGTGGTTGATCCGAAGGTGACCGTTAAAGCCCGGGTAAAGCGTTCCAGTGTAATCGACCAGTACTTCACACACCAGGAAGTGCCGTTTTCAGTCCTGAACCCTGCCTATCCGATTCCGGAACCTTATCGCGACCTGAAGGTTGTCATATTACAGAATAACCGCTGGGATAACGCTATCTGGAATCTTGCCCCTATGATGCTACGTGCTGACGAGCTTGATTATCAGTACACCGATGGCCGGAATTCATTTGAAGCCGGCAATGAATTCCGGTATTTTGACATCAAGAGTCTGCGTTATACCTCTGAACGGGTCAGGCAGGTGGAGAACCGCAATGATGGCTATCATGTCACCCTGCTGCCTGACGCAGCACGCACATTCAAGCCTTATGTTACCTACTCCGATATTAACGGGCAACGGCTGATCAAGACAGAAGATGCCCGCGACAACGATCTCGAGGCAGAATATGTATGGGTGGATTTTTTCATTCCCTGGGATGCACCCATGACCGACGGAGCACCATACATCATGGGCGCATTAACCGACTGGCAGTTCAGCGCAGCAGGCAACACCCCCGGGGAGCGCAGCGGCCCGGGAAGGATGAGTTACAATTTTGCACGCCAGGGTTACGAGGCCAGACTTTACCTGAAACAGGGATACTACAACTATTTGTACGCATTTTTGCCCAACGGGGAATCAGAGGCTGAGCTTGCCAGGCTGGAAGGCAGCCGGTATGAAACCCGCAACAGCTATACAATTCTGGTGTATTACCGTGAACAGGGTTCGCGTTTCGACAGGCTGATTGCGGCGGAGGTGGTCGAGAATTAA